CCGAGTCGGACTTAACCGTTTTGACTCGCGTCGAGGGTGAGAGAGGGACCCAGCCACACCGCCGGCGACAGACACGCGTCAGACACTGCGGGAAGATTGAAATACCCAGAAGACGACCACTACGACGAGTCGGATGAGTAAGATAACCTTCCGCGCGGACGACGATCTCATCGAGCGACTCGAGGGGTTCGACGCCTCGAAGAGCGAGATCATGCGGGAGGCCCTGCGGGAGTATCTGGGCGAGGCGTCGGACACGCGACCGAGCGCGACAGCGACCGAATCGACGCCGACCGCCGACGCGTCGGACACGAGCGAGTCCATCGACGACCTCATCGCCGAGCGCGTCGACGCCATCGTCGCCGACCGCCTCGACGGCGTGTTTACGCCGAGCCAACCCCAGGACATCAACGTAAACATCGCTCTAGACGGCGAAAACGCCGCATCTACTCGGTCGGAGACGGAGGCGTCACCGACCCCGACCGCCGAGGCGTCCGGCACCGATCCCGGTCGTAAGACGGGCGCGGACACGGGTGAAAACACGCCCGACGACCCGGACCACTCGTGCGCCAAATGCGGCGAAACCGTCTCCGCTGGGCACGTTTACTGCCCGAACTGTGGGGAGAAGGCGTCCCACCGCGTCTTCTGTGACTGCGGGGACGAGCTCCGGTCCGACTGGGGCTTCTGTCCCAGTTGCGGCCGTCGAACCCCCGCTGCCGACGTGCTCGACCAATCCTGAAAACGCCGTAAACGCACCAGAGAATCGCTTAAACGGCGTAAACGGGTGAGTGTATGACGATCGCCGTTACCTTTATAACCCTACACCCAGATGTAATTCCTGCGTAAGACGGTCGTCTTACACGGGCCGCGGCGCGGACGTGTGACCCGCGCCTTCGTGCGATTACGTCGGATGGGAGTTCGAAGTCGCCGTGTAAGACGAACGGGCGACCGCGTCCACGGCTGCCGTCTTACCCAAAGGGGAACAACAAACATGGAGCGTGTGACACTACGGATTCCGAAGCAGCAGATCGAAGAGGTCGAGCGAATGGTCGAAACGGGGGAGTACCCCAACCGGAGCGAGGCCATCCGGGCGGCCGTCCGCGAGAAACTGAACGAGCAGGACGGGAGCAAGGAGCGCCCCTCGGAAAAGCGCAAGCGGCGCAGCTTCCAGAGGGCCTGACCGATGCAGGACATCGTCAAGGAAGCCCTCGAACGCGACGAGGCCGAACAGCAGCAGATGGAGGAGCAGGAGGGCGACGGGTTCGGTGACCCCCGGATCGTCATCGTCGGTTGCGGTGGCGCGGGCAACAACACCGTCAATCGCCTGTACAACATCGGCGTCGACGGTGCCGACACCGTCGCCATCAACACCGACAAGCAGCACCTCCAGATGATCGAGGCCGACACGAAGATCCTGGTCGGCAAGTCGCTGACCTCCGGACTCGGCGCCGGTGGCGACCCCGAGATGGGCAAGCGCGCCACCGAGATGGCCCAGGGTACCATCGAGGAAGTCCTGGGCGACGCCGACCTCGTCTTCGTCACCGCCGGTATGGGCGGCGGGACGGGGACCGGCGCGGCGCCGGTCGTCTCGAACATCGCCAAAGACCAGGGCGCCATCGTCGTCGGCATGGTCTCGACGCCGTTCAACGTCGAGCGCGCCCGCACGGTCAAGGCCGAGAAGGGGCTGGAGACCCTCCGCAGCGAGGCGGACTCCATCATCGTGCTGGACAACAATCGCCTGCTGGACTACGTCCCGAACCTGCCCATCGGCAAGGCCTTCTCCGTGATGGACCAGATCATCGCCGAGACGGTCAAGGGCATCTCGGAGACGATCACCCAGCCCTCGCTCATCAACCTGGACTACGCCGACATGACCGCCATCATGAACCAGGGCGGCGTCGCGGTGATGCTCGTCGGCGAGACTCAGGACAAGAACAAGACCGAGGAAGTGGTGAAAGACGCGATGAACCATCCGCTGCTCGACGTGGACTACCGCGGGGCCACCGGCGGCCTCGTCCACATCACCGGCGGCCCGGACCTCGCGCTGAAAGAGGCCGAGGGCATCGCGCAGAACATCACCGAGCGCCTCGACGCGAGCGCCAACGTCATCTGGGGCGCCCGCATCGAGGAGGAGTACAAGGGCAAGGTTCGGGTCATGGCCATCATGACCGGCGTCAAGTCCGCGCAGGTCCTCGGTCCGACGACCCAGAAGCAGGCCGACAAGTCCCGGCAGGCGCTCGACGACGTGGACGACTCGACCTTCGACGCCAGCCAGAACGTCGACACCGAGTTCGGCGATTCGGGCGGCATGGGCGGCGGTGGCGGCCACGGCGGTGCCGGCGGGAACTCGGGCGGCGAGCCCGACTACGGCCACACCGACGGCGGTCGCGACAACCTCGAGAAGAACAACGGGCTGGACGTCATCCGCCCGGACTGACCGCTTGCGGCTCCCGGGTCGACTCCCCACTGGAGACCCCTCCACTGGTTCCAGGGGCCCGCTCGACCCGCTCTCTCTTTCCGTTTTCGACCGGCCAGTGACGACGCCGACCGACTCGCGGATAGCCGTCCGACGGTCGAGCTGTGCGACTCGTCACACGCTGTCAGACGTCGGGGACAGTGACGATACGAGCGCCAGCGGCGAGGTGGCGTGACGCGAGAGAACGCGCTCAGACCGCTTCGAGCGCGTCC
This DNA window, taken from Halosimplex litoreum, encodes the following:
- the ftsZ gene encoding cell division protein FtsZ, with protein sequence MQDIVKEALERDEAEQQQMEEQEGDGFGDPRIVIVGCGGAGNNTVNRLYNIGVDGADTVAINTDKQHLQMIEADTKILVGKSLTSGLGAGGDPEMGKRATEMAQGTIEEVLGDADLVFVTAGMGGGTGTGAAPVVSNIAKDQGAIVVGMVSTPFNVERARTVKAEKGLETLRSEADSIIVLDNNRLLDYVPNLPIGKAFSVMDQIIAETVKGISETITQPSLINLDYADMTAIMNQGGVAVMLVGETQDKNKTEEVVKDAMNHPLLDVDYRGATGGLVHITGGPDLALKEAEGIAQNITERLDASANVIWGARIEEEYKGKVRVMAIMTGVKSAQVLGPTTQKQADKSRQALDDVDDSTFDASQNVDTEFGDSGGMGGGGGHGGAGGNSGGEPDYGHTDGGRDNLEKNNGLDVIRPD
- a CDS encoding double zinc ribbon domain-containing protein, with amino-acid sequence MSKITFRADDDLIERLEGFDASKSEIMREALREYLGEASDTRPSATATESTPTADASDTSESIDDLIAERVDAIVADRLDGVFTPSQPQDINVNIALDGENAASTRSETEASPTPTAEASGTDPGRKTGADTGENTPDDPDHSCAKCGETVSAGHVYCPNCGEKASHRVFCDCGDELRSDWGFCPSCGRRTPAADVLDQS
- a CDS encoding ribbon-helix-helix domain-containing protein; translation: MERVTLRIPKQQIEEVERMVETGEYPNRSEAIRAAVREKLNEQDGSKERPSEKRKRRSFQRA